Within Amycolatopsis sp. cg5, the genomic segment GAGCGCGCGCAGGCGCGGCACGACGGTCTCTTCGATCCGGCGCGCCCCGGCGGCCAGATCCTGGGCGCGCATGGTCTCGATCGATCCGATCGCGGCCGCGCACGCGACGGGGTTGCCGCCGTAGGTGCCGCCGAGCCCGCCCGGCGGGACGGCGTCGAGCAGTTCCGCGCGCCCGGTCACCGCGGCGAGCGGGAGTCCGGCGGCGATGCCCTTGGCGGTCGCGATCAGGTCCGGCACGACGTTCTCGCGCGAAGACGCGAACCAGTCGCCCGTGCGGCAGAAACCGGTCTGCACCTCGTCGGCGACGAACACGACACCGTTCGCCTCGCACCATTCGGACAGCGCGGGCAGGAAGCCCGGCGCCGGCTCGATGAAGCCGCCCTCACCCTGGATCGGCTCGATGACGACCGCGGCCACCTGGTCGCCGCCGATCTGCTTCTCGATCCGGTCGATCGCGATCGCGGCCGCTTCGGCGCCACCGAGGCCGTCGCGGAACGGGTACGAGCCCGGCACCCGGTAGACCTCGGGCGCGAACGGACCGAAACCGTGCTTGTACGGGATGGACTTCGCGGTCAGCGCCATCGTGAGGTTCGTGCGGCCGTGATAGGCGTGGTCGAACACGACGACCGCCTGGCGGCCGGTCGCGACGCGGGCGATCTTCACCGCGTTCTCGACGGCTTCGGCGCCGGAGTTGAACAGCACCGACTTCTTCGCGTGGTCACCGGGGGTCAGCTCGGCGAGCGCCTCGCAGACCTCGACGTAACCCTCGTACGGCGCGATCATGAAACACGTGTGGGTGAAGTTCGCGACCTGCTCGCGGACCCGGTCCACCACCGCGGGCACGTTGTGGCCGACGTTGGTCACCGCGATACCCGAGCCGAAATCGATCAGCACGTTGTCGTCGACATCGGTGAGCAGGCCGCCGTCCGCGGACTTCACGTAGACGGGGAGCACCGAGCTCACCCCGCCGGCCACGACGGCACCCCGGCGCTCCTGCAACGCGCGCGAGGCGGGACCAGGGATCTCAGTGCGCAGAACGCGCTGCTGCTCGGACACGGTGGGCTCCTTAGTTTCGATGCGCGCTCACGTTTTCGCGTCGCCAGTGCGGCGGGCTCGCCCGTTCAGCATGCGGCTCTCGCCGGAGTCGAGTCAGAGGACATTCTGGACAGTTCTGAGCGTAGAATTGGACGTTATGGCACTTTCGCTGCGCGAGCTGGCCGGTTCGCTGGGACTGGTCGTGCGTGCGGGCGAGGGAGCGCTGGACCGGGCGATCGGGTGGGTGCACCCGACCGAGCTCACCGATCCGAACGCCTTCTTGGAGGGCGGCGAGCTTTTGCTGACCACCGGACTGGCTTTGGACGAGCACACTTCGGGCGCATACGTCCGACGACTGGTCGAAGCGCGGGTCGCGGGATTGGGCTTTGGAATCGGGCTGAGTCATCTTTCGATTCCCGCCGCTTTGGTCGCGACGGCCGCCGAAGTCGGCTTGCCGGTGCTGGAGGTTCCGCGGCGGACACCGTTCATCGCGATCACGCGCGCGGTTTCGCGAGCGGTCGCCGCCGACGAGTACGCGTCGGTCGTGCGGACGGGACGTGGGCAGCAGGAACTCACACGAGCCGCGGTCGGGCGCGGCGGACCAGGCGCGGTCGTGCGGCGGTTGGCTCGGCTCGTCGACGGGTGGGCGCTGCTGCTCGACGCGGGCGGCGCCGTCATCGAGGCGGCACCCGCGTCGGCGCGCGGGTTCGGGCCGGGCCTGGCCGGCGAGCTGCGCCGGTTGAAGGCGGGCGCGCGGGTGGCGCGGATCGGCGAACACGAAGTCGTCGTCCAGACCCTCGACACCAGGGCTCGTGGCTACCTCGCGGTGGGGAAGGACGCGCTCGACGCCGCCGACCGGTACATCGTCAACACCGCCGTCTCCTTGCTTTCCCTTGCGCTGGAACAGGACCGCGCGCAAGAGGGCGCGGTGCGCCGTCTGCGTTCCGTGCTGCTCGACCTGCTCGCGGACAAGCCGGAATCAGCCGTGCGGTCGATGCGGACGCTCTGGGGTGGCGCGCCCGCGCCACCGTGGTCGGTGCTCGCGGTGAGCGGAACGCCGGCAGCGCGCCGAGTGCTTTTCGACGCGCTCGAGGCGGAGTTCGAAGACTTGCCAGAGCGACCGTTCTTCGCGGAGTCAGGACCGTTCGTGGTGATTCTCTGCTCCGCGGAAGCCGAATCATGGGTGCTCGAGAAGGCAACGGGCTTGCACGCGGGTGCCTCGATGCCAGTGTCCCTTGAGGACTTCAGTGCCGGATTGCGTCAAGCCGAGCAAGCGTCGCGCGCCGCGCAAGCGAAACGCGTGCCGGTCGTGCGCTTCGCCGACCACGCCGCGCACGGATTGGTCGAGCTGGTCGATCCCGAGGTGGCGCAAGCGTTTGCGGGAACGCTGCTGGCCCCGCTGCGACAACACGACGCGACCGGACGCGGTGATCTCGTGACGTCTTTGCGCTGCTGGCTCGAACACCACGGCCATTGGGACCTCGCGGCGAACCAATTGGACGTCCATCGTCACACGCTGCGCAACAGGATGCGCAAGGTCGAAGAACTCACCGGGCGCAGTCTCGATTCGCCCGGCTTCCGCGCGGAGCTTTGGCTCGCGCTGCAGGTCTGACGGCTACGGCCGGAAAGAGTCCGTCGCCGCGCGCAACCGGCCGAGCACACCAGGGTCGGTCACCGCGTGCCCGGCGCTTTCGATGATTTCGAGCTGCGAGCCCGGCCAGGCCTGATGCAGCTCGTAGGCGGTCACCGGCGGGCACACCACGTCGTACCGGCCCTGCACGATCACCCCGGGAATCCCGGCGAGCTTCCCCGCGTCGCGGATGAGCTGCCCGGGATCGAGCCAGGCGCCGTGCGAAAAGTAGTGCAACGCGATCCGCGCGAATGGCACCGCGAACCTCGGGTCGCTGTAGCTGTCGAGGAAACCCGGTTGCGGCACCACGGAAACGATGGCGCCCTCCCATGCGCTCCACGCGACCGCCGCGCCCTCGGCCACGCCGGCGTCCGGATGGAAGACGAGCTCCCGATAGACCGAAAGCGGATCGGCGTGGTCGCCGCCGAGCGGGGCGAGGTAGTTCGCCCACTCCGCCGGGAACAGGTTTCCCGCGCCCGCACGGTAAATCCAGTCCAGTTCCTGCTGCCGTGCCGTGAAAACGCCACGCAGCACGATCTCGCTCACCCGGTGCGGATGCGTTTCGGCGTACGCGAGCGCGAGCGTCGCGCCCCACGATCCGCCGAAGAGCTGCCACTGCTCGACGCCGAGGCCTTCGCGGATCTTCTCCATGTCGTCGACCAAGTGCCACAACGTGTTGGCGGACAGATCGGCGCCGGTGTCGGCGATGCTCGGCGTGCTCCGCCCGGCGCCGCGCTGGTCGAACAGGATGATCCGGTACGCGGCCGGATCGAAATGCTGCCGGGACAGCGCCGCGATCCCGCTGCCGGGGCCGCCGTGCAGAACCACCACGGGTTTGCCCTCGCGGTTACCGGCCGTCTCGACGTACACCCGGTGCCCGTCACCCACGTCCAGCATTCCGGCGGCATACGGCCGGATCGGTGGGTACAAGTCCATAAGAGACACTGTATTCCCACTGGCCGCATGGGGAAAATGGGCAAAAGGTGGGGGCCCGCCCCCGCCGCCGGGCTGAGCGGGCCCCCGTCTCGGGTTCGCGCCTAACGCGCCGTCATGTCGGCGGTGTGCGCGAATTCCCCACCCGTGCCCGTCGCCTCGCCGGCGGCACGATTTTCGTTGCCCGCTCTGGCTTTCCCCAGGTAGGACGGACTCGGGTGGGTATTGCGAAGGAAAGTCTCTTGCCGGCTCCGCGCGCCGACGGTCACCACCGCGTTCACCGGCGCCACCTGCCACGCGGGCGGCGGGCCGGCACTCGGCCGGGTGACCTGAGCTCGCTCACGAAAACGCAGCAAGATTCCTCCTCTTCGAGGTTTCTGCGGTGCTTGATCCCGTGGCGGCGGTGGACTAAACGCTAATCCACGCCTCGAATGCCGTCAAGGACATGATTGTTGTTCATATACATGAATAAGCGCGGCGATGATCGGGATGACATAAAGCCGCGCCCCGAGACATCGGATGTCTCGGGGCGCGGCGTGGTATTCGGCGACTCAGTGGAAAGCGTGCTCCGAGGCGGGGAATTCACCCCGCCGCACCTCGTCGGCGAACGCCGTCGCCGCCTGGGAGAGCACCCCGGCGACATCCGCGTACCGCTTCACGAAGCGCGGGGCCTTGCCGCGACGCAGTCCGGCCATGTCCTGCCAGACGAGCACCTGCGCGTCACAGTCGGGCCCGGCGCCGATGCCGACCGTCGGGATCTTCAGTTCGTGCGTGACCCGCTTGGCCGCCTCCGCGGGCACCATCTCCATGACGACCGCGAACGCGCCAGCCTCCTGCAGGGCCAGCGCGTCGGCGAGCAGCACCTCTGCCGCTTCGCCGCGCCCCTGCACGCGGTACCCGCCCAGATTGTGCTCGCTCTGCGGAGTGAATCCGATGTGGCCCATCACCGGCACGCCCGCCGAGGTCAGCGCCTCCACGTGCGCGGCGAACCGGCGGCCGCCTTCGAGCTTCACCGCGTGCGCGCGGCCTTCCTTCATGAACCGCACCGATGTGGCCAGCGCCTGCTCGGGCGAGAGCTGATACGAGCCGAACGGCAGGTCGGCCACGACCAGCGCCCGCTTGACCGAACGCGTCACGCCGCGGACCAGAGGCAGCAGCTCGTCCACCGTCACCGGCAGCGAGGTGTCGTAACCGAACACATTGTTCGCGGCCGAGTCGCCGACGAGCAGCACGGGGATCCCGGCCTCGTCGAACAGCTCGGCGGTGTACATGTCGTAGGCGGTGAGCATCGGCCACGGCTCGCCGCGCTCCTTGAGCTCACGCAGGTGATGGATACGCACCTTCTTGACCGGCTTGGCCGCCTGGTCCGAAGGGCCCGTTCCGTACGGCGCCGCTACCTCCGGGCCGGAATCGCTGGTGGCTGACATCGTCGTCGACCGTCCTTCCCTCAAGGCCTCGGCTCCCGAGGTCCCTGGGTCGTGGAGCTTGTGAACTCACAAAGCGTGACACGCGCCGAAGACGGCCCCAATACCGTGCGACCAGCTTCACACGCTGGAGTTGTGCAGTCCGTCACCTGCGAAGGGGTACCCAGCGCACACCCGCTCATCCGTCCGGGGAACGATGTAGCCACCGAATGAGACTTCTGGATGACGCCGGGGGACAACCCGTGAGGGTTCACTGACGTCGTAGCACATGACTTGCTCGGAAAAGTCGCGAAAGGTCAGGATGGGTCACCCGAGGGCAACTCCACGCGAACGCGTGGCGGACGTGCCGCAGTGGAAGCGCAAGGCAGGCGGCATCGTCGCCACCGCCGTACAGCTCGGCGCGGTGTTCTCACTGCTGTACCTGCTGGCGGGCGGGATCAAGGGCAAACTGGGCACGAACGTGCAGACGGCGTTCTGGGTGTTCGGCATCCCGATGAGCCCGAGCCTGATCATCGTCGTCCTGCTGTTCGTGCTGGGCGCCGCGCTGCGCCGCCGCAAGACCGCGGCGCTCTACACCTTCATCCTGTTCCAGGTCGGCAGTCTGCTCTACACGATCGTGATGCAGGCGTTCGTGTACCTGACGCCGGAGCTGGTGCTTTCGGCCAGGCAGATCCGGCACATCCCCGGCATCCTCTGGGTGCTCACGCTGGCCGACCTGCTCTCGATCGCGCTGATCGCGTTCCTGCTGATGATCCGCCCGGCGTTCCCGGCCCGGCTCGCGCCGACCGCGTGGCGTGACGGCGTGACCGTTCTGCTCGGCGGCCTGGCCGGGGTCATGCTCATCGGCTGGGCGCTGACCGAGGCGTTCCCCGGCAGGCTCGAGAACACCTTCGAGCGGCTGGCCTGGGTCTTCAACCACACGACCGGCGAGCTGATCCGGTTCCGGGGCACCCACGCCGGGCCCGCGTGGCTCGACGGGCTGCTCGACGTCAGCGCGACGCTCGTCGCCGCGGCCGCGCTGTACGCGCTGTTCCGCGGTGTGCGCAGCCGTCGCCTGCGCACCGACGTGGAAGAGCTCCGCGTACGCAAACTCCTCGCCGAACACGGCGAGGACGACTCGTTGGGCTACTTCGCGACGCGAAGGGACAAGAGCGTCGTCTTCGCGCCGTCCGGCCGCGCCGCGGTCACGTATCGCGTGCTCGCGGGCACGAGCGTGGCCAGCGCCGACCCGATCGGCGATCCCGAGGCCTGGCCGGAGGCGGTTCAGGCTTGGCTCTCCGAGACCTACACCTACGGCTGGACGCCCGGTGTGCTCGGCGCGAGCGAGCGCGGCGCGAAGGTGTACACCGACGCCGGGCTGCGCGCGCTCGAGATCGGCGACGAGGCGATCCTCGACGTCCGCGACTTCTCGTTGGCCGGGCCCGAGCGCCGTTCGATGCGCCAGGCCGTGAAGCGGATCGAACGGGCCGGTTACACGACGCAGGTCCGCCGCCACGGCGAGATCCCCGAAGACGAGATGGCCGAACTGCTCGCCAGGGCGCAGCATTGGCGCGGCAACGAGACCGAACGCGGATTCTCGATGGCGCTCGGGCGCCTCGGCGACCCGAGCGACGGCCGCAGCGTCATGGTCGAGGCCTACGACGCCAAGGGCGACCTGCGCGGGCTCCTGTCGTTCGTGCCATGGGGCCGCCGCGGCCTCTCGCTCGACCTCATGCGCCGCGACCGCGACGCCGAGAACGGGCTCAACGAATACATGATCGCCGCCGTCGTCGAGGCGAGTTCGCAGCTCGGCGCGCAGCAGATCTCGCTCAACTTCGCGATGTTCCGCGCGGTCTTCGCCGAGGGCGAGCGCATCGGCGCCGGCCCGATCCTGCGGTTGTGGCGCTCGGTGCTCAGCGTCGCCTCGCGGTTCTTCCAGCTCGAGTCGCTGTACCGCTCGAACGCGAAGTACGGGCCGTTCTGGCAGCCCCGTTTCCTCTGCTACTCGTCGGCGCGGCGCCTGGTCAGGGTCAGCATCGTCGCGGGCGCGCTGGAAGGCTTCGTGCCGACGGGCGCCTCGCGCGCGCTGCGGCTGGAGACGGTCACCGACGAGTTCGTCGCGCAGGTGAAGCAGATCGACGAGGACGCCGCACGGCTCGCGCCCAAGCAGGCCCGCAGGCCCGAACAGGTCCGCGTCCGCATCGACAAGCTCGCCAAGCTGCGTGAATCCGGACGCGATCCGTATCCGGCCGGGTTCGAGCGCGAGGACCTGCTCGGCGACGTCGTCAAGAAGTTCGCCGGGCTGCCCCCGGACACCCTGACCGGGCATCGCGTGCGCGTCGCCGGCCGGGTGATCGCGTTGCGCAACCACGGTGGGCTCGCCTTCGCCGAGGTCCGTGACTTCTCCGGCGAGCTCCAGCTGATGCTCGACGCGTCCACACTGGACCTCACCGACTGGCGTGCCGGGATCGACCTCGGCGACCACGTGGGCGTCAGCGGCCAGGTCGTCACCTCGAAGCGCGGCGAACTGTCCGTTCTCGTCGACGAGTGGACCGTGACCGCGAAATGCCTGCACCCGCTGCCGGACAAACGCAAGGGGCTCACCGACCCGGAGACCCGCGTCCGCCAGCGCTATCTCGACCTGGTGGTCAACCCGGACTCGACGAACATGCTGCGGCTGCGGTCCACGGTCGTGCGCGCGGTGCGCGAGCGGCTGCACCACCGCGACTACCTCGAAGTCGAGACGCCGATGCTGCAGACGGTGCACGGCGGCGCGAACGCGCGGCCGTTCGTCACCCACATCAACGCCTACGACATGCGGATGTACCTGCGGATCGCACCGGAGCTCTACCTCAAGCGGCTGTGCGTCGCCGGCGTGGAGCGGGTGTTCGAGCTCAACCGCAACTTCCGCAACGAGGGCGTCGACGCCACGCACAACCCCGAGTTCACCATGCTCGAGGCGTACCAGGCGTACGCCGACTACGACACGATGCGCACGCTGACCCGTGAGCTCATCCAGCACGCCGCCGAAGCCGCGTACGGCGCGCAGGTGGTGCGGCGGCCCGGTCCCGACGGCAGGCTCGTCGAATACGACATCTCGGGTGACTGGCCGGTCATCCCGGTGCACGAGGCCGTCTCGGCGAAGCTCGGCGAGCAGATCGACGCCGGCACGTCCGTCGAGAAGCTGCGCGAGCTGTGCCGCGCGCACGGGATCGCCGTTTCGGATGAAGCGGGTCATGGTGATCTGGTGCTGAAGGCGCACGAACACCTCGTCGAGGCGTCGACCGTGATGCCGACCTTCTACACCGACTACCCGACCGATGTCTCTCCGCTCACCCGCCAGCACCGGGTCGACCCGCGGCTGGCCGAGCGGTGGGACCTGATCGCGTTCGGTTCCGAGGTCGGCACGGCCTATACCGAGCTCACGGATCCGCTGGAGCAGCGGCGACGGCTGGAGGCGCAGTCGCTGCGCGCGGCCAGCGGCGACGTCGAGGCGATGGAGCTGGACGAGGACTTCCTGCTCGCGCTCGAGCACGGCATGCCCCCGACCGGCGGCCTCGGCCTGGGCATCGACCGGTTGCTGATGATGCTGACCGGCGCGTCGATCCGGCAGACGGTGCTCTTCCCGTTCGTACGTCCGCACGCCTAGGGCATGTCCTAGTGTCTCGCGCCGGAAATTCGTTTTTACGAATTTCCGGCGCGGCACACTAGATTGTGCACGTGCAGTCGGCTCGGGTGTTGGCGGTGGCCCTGCTCGGCATCGGGATGCTGGGCTACGTCGCGTGGGTGCTGGAGTTCTTCCTGCCCACCGGGCTGTCGCCGATCCACGTCAGAGTCGAGCACCTCTATCTGGACAGCCAGCGGTTCGGGCCGCTGTTCAAGTACGTCCAGATCTTCGCGGGCGGCGCGCTGATCCTTTCGGGTCTGCCGCTGATGCGATTGTCCCCGTTGCACTGGCTCGCCAGGCTCACCGCGGCCACGGTCGCGCTGCTCGGGGTCACCGTGGTGGCGGGCGCGCTGTTCCCGCAGAGCCCGTGGGTGACGCTGCTGACGAATCTCGTCTTCGTGGTCGGCGAGGCTTCGCTGGCGCTGTGGTGGCCGCCGGGCTGGCGGGCGTCGGCGTTCATCGGGTTGCTGCTGGTGCTGGCGACGTGGCTCGGGGTGCTGCTGCTCGACTCGCTCGGGAGCGGCCAGTACGTCGGGCTCGTGACCAGGCTGCAGATGGTCCTGCGGGCCGTGCTGCTCGGGATCGGCGCCGCGTATCTCTTTCGTGACCGGCACATGGTCAGCGCAAATGGCCGATCGGCGGATTTCGCGGGCGGCTGATGCCAAGATGCTCCTCACCATATCTGGGAGGAAGACATGGCAGGAAACGTTGGGCCGGTCGCCGATGAGCGCGACGGCCTGCTTCAGTTCGTCGCGCAGCAGCGGCTGGTCATCCGGACCGCGGCCTACGGGCTGACCGACGAGCAGGCGCGGGCGACACCGACGTCGAGCACGCTGAGCGTCGGTGGCCTTATCAAGCACGTCTCGGAGGTCGAAGACGGCTGGATCGACATCGTGCTTCAGAAGCCGATCAAGCCGGCTGCGGATTCGCAGGACGACTACGCGAACGGGTTCCGCCTGCTCGAGGACGAGACGCTCGAAGGTGTCCTTTCGCGCTACGAAGAGGTCGCGCGGCGCACCGAGGAGGTCATCGCGGGCATCGAGGACCTCGGACAGGCGGTTCCGGTACCGAAGGGCATCCCGTGGTTCCCGCCGGACATCGAGGCCTGGTCGGTGCGCTGGGTGCTGCTGCACCTGATCCAGGAGACCGCGCGCCACGCCGGGCACGCGGACCTCGTCCGTGAGCACATCGACGGCGCGACCGCGATGCCGCTGCTGGCCGCCGCCGAGAACTGGCCGGAGACGCCGTGGATGAAGCCGTGGAGCCCGGCTGACGCGACGAGCTAGAACAGCGTCGGCTCGTCGGCCAGCGCGCCCTCGATCACGAGCATCCGCCGTTTCGTGCTTACGCCGCCCGGTGCGGAGAAACCGCCGTCCTTGCCGCCCGCGGCGAGGACGCGGTGGCACGGAACGACGATCGGCACGGGATTGCGGCCCAGCGCCTGGCCGACGGCCTGCGCCGAGCCCGGCATGCCGAGCTCGTGTGCGATGTCGCCGTAGGTGAGCGTCTTGCCCGGCGGGATCCTGCGCGCGATCTCGTAGACCCGCTGATGGAACTCCGGCACGCCGCCGAGGTCGACGACGACGTCCGCGAGGTTGTTCGGCGTTCCGGTCAGCAAGTTGACGATGTCGTCGATGGCCTTGCGGACGGCGTCCGGCGGTTCCAGTTCGGGCGCGCCGAGCCGAGCGAGGTGGGCGCGGGTCTTGGCCTCGCTGCTTTCCGGCAGCCAGACGCCGACGATCCCGCGCTCGCCCCACGCGATCCCGCACGAGCCGATCGCCGTGCCGAACATCGCGCATCCCAGCACGTCGGTGGAGTCAGGCATGTGTTCAGGCTACGAGACAGAACGGGTGGCCGTCGGGATCGGTGAGCACGACCCATTCGGTGCCACCAGGCTGGAAATCGGGCTTCGCCGCGCCGATCGCGAGCGCGTGTTCGGTCGCTTCGGCAAGGTTGTCGACCGTGAAATCGAAATGGACGTGTTTGGCGCCCGGCCAGCCGGGGCCTTCGTAGCCGTCCAGCTCCTGGAAGCCGAGGTCGATCGAGCCGTTGCTCAACGTCGTGCCGTCGAGTTTCCAGCCGGTGAGCCGCTGGTAGAAATCGGCGAGTTTGCCGGCGTCGGCGCAGTCGAGGGTGATCGTGGTCGAGGTGAGCATCGCGCCACTCCTTCTCTGTCGAGGTGGCATCAGCCTGCTTAGCCCGGCCCGCGGAGTATTGAAGATCTTTGCGGCCCCGGAACTGTCGGGCCCCGCGGGTAGCTTGCGCGCCATGCGCACGGCCGTCGAAATCGCACGCCGACCTGGGTTCTCCGTCTCGACGGTGACCTGTCATGACGACCACACGCGCTGGTCGGCGCCAGAACCCGGCGGCCGTTTCGGCGTGGTGCTCGCCCGGCGTGGCCGGTTCCGCCGGCGCGCCGACGGCCGAACCGCGGACGTCGACACGACCTCGGCCTACTTCAGCACCCCGGACGCCGAAGAGCAGTTTGCGCATCCCGACGGCGGTGATGTCTGCACTTCGCTCGAATTCACCCCGGAGTTGTGGCGGTCGATCGCGGGGGAGCACGTGGCCGCCCGCGCGATCTACGTCGACGCGCGCGTCGAACTGACCCATCGGCGCCTGCTGCGTGCCACGGAGGACGTCGACTACGCGCTCGCGGAGCACTTGGTCCGGCTGCTCGTGCTCGCGGTCGGCGCGGAGCCGCCCGAGCACACGGACGC encodes:
- the pip gene encoding prolyl aminopeptidase, with protein sequence MDLYPPIRPYAAGMLDVGDGHRVYVETAGNREGKPVVVLHGGPGSGIAALSRQHFDPAAYRIILFDQRGAGRSTPSIADTGADLSANTLWHLVDDMEKIREGLGVEQWQLFGGSWGATLALAYAETHPHRVSEIVLRGVFTARQQELDWIYRAGAGNLFPAEWANYLAPLGGDHADPLSVYRELVFHPDAGVAEGAAVAWSAWEGAIVSVVPQPGFLDSYSDPRFAVPFARIALHYFSHGAWLDPGQLIRDAGKLAGIPGVIVQGRYDVVCPPVTAYELHQAWPGSQLEIIESAGHAVTDPGVLGRLRAATDSFRP
- a CDS encoding DinB family protein is translated as MAGNVGPVADERDGLLQFVAQQRLVIRTAAYGLTDEQARATPTSSTLSVGGLIKHVSEVEDGWIDIVLQKPIKPAADSQDDYANGFRLLEDETLEGVLSRYEEVARRTEEVIAGIEDLGQAVPVPKGIPWFPPDIEAWSVRWVLLHLIQETARHAGHADLVREHIDGATAMPLLAAAENWPETPWMKPWSPADATS
- a CDS encoding methylated-DNA--[protein]-cysteine S-methyltransferase, coding for MPDSTDVLGCAMFGTAIGSCGIAWGERGIVGVWLPESSEAKTRAHLARLGAPELEPPDAVRKAIDDIVNLLTGTPNNLADVVVDLGGVPEFHQRVYEIARRIPPGKTLTYGDIAHELGMPGSAQAVGQALGRNPVPIVVPCHRVLAAGGKDGGFSAPGGVSTKRRMLVIEGALADEPTLF
- a CDS encoding VOC family protein gives rise to the protein MLTSTTITLDCADAGKLADFYQRLTGWKLDGTTLSNGSIDLGFQELDGYEGPGWPGAKHVHFDFTVDNLAEATEHALAIGAAKPDFQPGGTEWVVLTDPDGHPFCLVA
- the lysX gene encoding bifunctional lysylphosphatidylglycerol synthetase/lysine--tRNA ligase LysX; translation: MADVPQWKRKAGGIVATAVQLGAVFSLLYLLAGGIKGKLGTNVQTAFWVFGIPMSPSLIIVVLLFVLGAALRRRKTAALYTFILFQVGSLLYTIVMQAFVYLTPELVLSARQIRHIPGILWVLTLADLLSIALIAFLLMIRPAFPARLAPTAWRDGVTVLLGGLAGVMLIGWALTEAFPGRLENTFERLAWVFNHTTGELIRFRGTHAGPAWLDGLLDVSATLVAAAALYALFRGVRSRRLRTDVEELRVRKLLAEHGEDDSLGYFATRRDKSVVFAPSGRAAVTYRVLAGTSVASADPIGDPEAWPEAVQAWLSETYTYGWTPGVLGASERGAKVYTDAGLRALEIGDEAILDVRDFSLAGPERRSMRQAVKRIERAGYTTQVRRHGEIPEDEMAELLARAQHWRGNETERGFSMALGRLGDPSDGRSVMVEAYDAKGDLRGLLSFVPWGRRGLSLDLMRRDRDAENGLNEYMIAAVVEASSQLGAQQISLNFAMFRAVFAEGERIGAGPILRLWRSVLSVASRFFQLESLYRSNAKYGPFWQPRFLCYSSARRLVRVSIVAGALEGFVPTGASRALRLETVTDEFVAQVKQIDEDAARLAPKQARRPEQVRVRIDKLAKLRESGRDPYPAGFEREDLLGDVVKKFAGLPPDTLTGHRVRVAGRVIALRNHGGLAFAEVRDFSGELQLMLDASTLDLTDWRAGIDLGDHVGVSGQVVTSKRGELSVLVDEWTVTAKCLHPLPDKRKGLTDPETRVRQRYLDLVVNPDSTNMLRLRSTVVRAVRERLHHRDYLEVETPMLQTVHGGANARPFVTHINAYDMRMYLRIAPELYLKRLCVAGVERVFELNRNFRNEGVDATHNPEFTMLEAYQAYADYDTMRTLTRELIQHAAEAAYGAQVVRRPGPDGRLVEYDISGDWPVIPVHEAVSAKLGEQIDAGTSVEKLRELCRAHGIAVSDEAGHGDLVLKAHEHLVEASTVMPTFYTDYPTDVSPLTRQHRVDPRLAERWDLIAFGSEVGTAYTELTDPLEQRRRLEAQSLRAASGDVEAMELDEDFLLALEHGMPPTGGLGLGIDRLLMMLTGASIRQTVLFPFVRPHA
- the gabT gene encoding 4-aminobutyrate--2-oxoglutarate transaminase, encoding MSEQQRVLRTEIPGPASRALQERRGAVVAGGVSSVLPVYVKSADGGLLTDVDDNVLIDFGSGIAVTNVGHNVPAVVDRVREQVANFTHTCFMIAPYEGYVEVCEALAELTPGDHAKKSVLFNSGAEAVENAVKIARVATGRQAVVVFDHAYHGRTNLTMALTAKSIPYKHGFGPFAPEVYRVPGSYPFRDGLGGAEAAAIAIDRIEKQIGGDQVAAVVIEPIQGEGGFIEPAPGFLPALSEWCEANGVVFVADEVQTGFCRTGDWFASSRENVVPDLIATAKGIAAGLPLAAVTGRAELLDAVPPGGLGGTYGGNPVACAAAIGSIETMRAQDLAAGARRIEETVVPRLRALAEKTGVIGDVRGRGAMLAAEFVKPGTTEPDAALTGRIAKACHAAGVVVLTCGTYGNIVRLLPPLSLSDALLDEGLSVLEQAVIEESSK
- a CDS encoding PucR family transcriptional regulator codes for the protein MALSLRELAGSLGLVVRAGEGALDRAIGWVHPTELTDPNAFLEGGELLLTTGLALDEHTSGAYVRRLVEARVAGLGFGIGLSHLSIPAALVATAAEVGLPVLEVPRRTPFIAITRAVSRAVAADEYASVVRTGRGQQELTRAAVGRGGPGAVVRRLARLVDGWALLLDAGGAVIEAAPASARGFGPGLAGELRRLKAGARVARIGEHEVVVQTLDTRARGYLAVGKDALDAADRYIVNTAVSLLSLALEQDRAQEGAVRRLRSVLLDLLADKPESAVRSMRTLWGGAPAPPWSVLAVSGTPAARRVLFDALEAEFEDLPERPFFAESGPFVVILCSAEAESWVLEKATGLHAGASMPVSLEDFSAGLRQAEQASRAAQAKRVPVVRFADHAAHGLVELVDPEVAQAFAGTLLAPLRQHDATGRGDLVTSLRCWLEHHGHWDLAANQLDVHRHTLRNRMRKVEELTGRSLDSPGFRAELWLALQV
- the panB gene encoding 3-methyl-2-oxobutanoate hydroxymethyltransferase encodes the protein MSATSDSGPEVAAPYGTGPSDQAAKPVKKVRIHHLRELKERGEPWPMLTAYDMYTAELFDEAGIPVLLVGDSAANNVFGYDTSLPVTVDELLPLVRGVTRSVKRALVVADLPFGSYQLSPEQALATSVRFMKEGRAHAVKLEGGRRFAAHVEALTSAGVPVMGHIGFTPQSEHNLGGYRVQGRGEAAEVLLADALALQEAGAFAVVMEMVPAEAAKRVTHELKIPTVGIGAGPDCDAQVLVWQDMAGLRRGKAPRFVKRYADVAGVLSQAATAFADEVRRGEFPASEHAFH
- a CDS encoding helix-turn-helix domain-containing protein — encoded protein: MRTAVEIARRPGFSVSTVTCHDDHTRWSAPEPGGRFGVVLARRGRFRRRADGRTADVDTTSAYFSTPDAEEQFAHPDGGDVCTSLEFTPELWRSIAGEHVAARAIYVDARVELTHRRLLRATEDVDYALAEHLVRLLVLAVGAEPPEHTDARLVASAREAVLADHPAALGLVPLAEHFGVSPFRLSRAFSRATGVSLTRYRNRVRVSRALDRLAAGDTALAQLAAELGFADQAHLTRTMREHSGHSPMAVRRLLTTNGGYR